The genomic region CCGCCGGACGCGCGCCGTCTCATCCAGCCGGACTCGCAGGTCAAGCCGGTCGTGGTGCAGACGCCCGGGGCGCACAAGATCGTGATGAGCGATCCGCCGGGCGCGGACCAGGGAATCCTGCTCCAGGCCCAGGGCGGCGCCTACATCCGCATCACCAAGGAAGCCGTGGTCATCGCGACCGGCGCGGGCGCCGAGGTCCTGCTGCGCGGCAACCAAGTGACGATCAACGAGGGCCAGTTGACCGTGCTCTCCAAGCGATAGGAAGACGGGGGACGAATCACGTGTCCAGCGCAACAGGGGCATCCGGCGGTCTGCTCGGCACCGGTGCCGTGATCAGCTGCCCGCACGGCGGCCGCGCCACCACCGCCACCACATCCACCTCCGCCGTGCTCATGGACGGCATGCCCGTCGCCACGGCCGCGCACGGGTACGTCGTCACCGGCTGCCCGCACACCGTCGACGGGGTGCCCGTGCCGTGCGTCGCCGTCCGCTGGGCGGCCGACGGCTCCGGCGTCACGGTCGACGGCGCGTCCGTGCTGCTCGACACCTCCGCGGCCGAGTGCTTCACCGCGGCCTTCGTGCCGCAGGGACCGCCGGTCGTCCAGACCGAGCGCCGAAAGGTGGCCGTCCGATGAGCCCACGCACCCGCCCGCGCAGCGACATCGCGTTCCCCTTCCGGGCCGACCGCCGTGGCCGTACCGCGCACGCCCGCCACGACGAGCACGTCCGCGACCTGATCGAACAGGTGCTGTTCACCAGCCCCGGCGAGCGCGTGATGCGCCCCGACTTCGGTTGTGGACTGCTCGACCTGGTGTTCGCGCCCAACAGCCCCGAACTCACCAGCACCCTCGAACTGTCCGTGCAGGCCTCCTTGCAGCGCTGGCTCGGCGACCTCATCGACGTGGAGGATCTCGACGTGGTCAGCGAGGACAACGCCGTCCGTGTGCATCTCTCGTACGCCGTGCGCTCCACCGGAACGCGCCGCGACGACGTCTTCGAAGGGAGGCCCGCGGCATGACGAGCACGGGTACGACCACCACCTCTCGCCGGTCGAAGGTAAGGGCCGCCCAGCTCAACGGAGTTGACGCCGTCGAGGTCGGCGATGACGGGCTCACGCTCACCGTCACCTTCCTTGGCAAGGCCCCGCACGGCCTGTGCGCCGAGAACGTACGCATCGACGGCGGCCGCCGCATCATCGGACTCACCGACATCACAGTCGTCGACGTGAGCGTCGAGCGCGAGGACGACCCCGAACTCGATGACCGGCTGTACGTCACCCTCGACCGCGCGGGCGACACCTCCCGCTACCGGCTCTCCCTCGTGGAGACCGACCCGTACGGACGCCCGGGGACCGAGCCGTACCGAGGCTTCGATCAGCGCTACCACAGCGCGGCCTTCGCCTTCCGGCCCGACTGCCCGACGCCCTTCGACTGCGAGGACGGGCATGAGCACGAACAGGCCTTCCCGGAGGCGCCCGTCGTCGACTACACCGCGCGCGACTACGAGACCATCCGCAAGCTGCTCCTCGACCGGCTCGCGCTCACCACGCCCGACTGGATCGAGCGCAGCCCCGCCGACCTCGGCACGACGCTCGTCGAGCTGCTCGCGTACACCGGCGACCAGATCAGCTACCAGCAGGACGCGGTCGCCACGGAGGCGTACCTCGACACCGCGCGCCGCCGCGTCTCCGTACGCCGCCACGTCCGGCTCATCGACTACGCGATGCACGACGGCTCCAACTCCCGTGCGTACGTGACCGTGGAGACCGCCGGCGAGCACACGCTGCTGCCGGGCACGTACCGCTTCGCCTCCGTCGACGTACGCACCCTCGACCCGCACGACCGGCCGGAGCCCGGTACGGTCATCGACGACGGGGACCTCGCCGAACTCGACGAGCGTGGATCGGTGGAGGTCTTCGAACCGGTCGCGTCCGCCGACCCGTTGGAGCTGCGGGCCGCCCACAACGCGATCCGTCTGTGGACCTGGGGCGGCGAGGTGCCCACCCTGCCCAAGGGCGCGAACGCCGCGACCCTGCGCGACGAGTGGCGCGACGCGGAGACCTGCGAGGAGCGCCGACTCGACCTGAAGCCGGGCGACTTGCTCGTCCTGGAGGAAGTGAAGGGCCCGCGCACCGGTACTCCCGGCGACGCAAACCCCGCCCACCGGCAGGCCGTTCGCCTGACCTCCGTCACCCCCGGCGTCGACCGGATCGAGGACCAGCCCGTCCTGGAGGTCACCTGGGCCGCCGGAGACGCCCTCCGCTTCCCGTTCTGCCTCGCCACCCGCGGCGGACGCGACTGCGAGCCCGTCGAGGACGTGACGCTCGCACGCGGCAATGTCGTTCTCGTCGACCACGGCCGCTCCCTGAACTGGTGCGGCGACGGCCTGCCGGAGAGGGTGACCGTGCCGCCCGTGCCCGCCGTCGTCGGCTCCTGCGACCCCCCGGCCTTCGGCTGCCGGGACCGCGACGAGGGCAACGCGCCCGCCCGGCTCATCAACTCCCTTACGGACAAAGCCGAATGCGGCGACCCTCTCACCCCGGACGACGTCCGAGAGCTGTTCGACGCCGTCGGCGAGGACGCGACCGTACGCGCGGGCCTGGGCCTTGAGCTCGCCGGGCAGCGGCAGGAAAGGGTGGTGCCGGGCACGGCGTACGCGCAGGTCGCGGCCCTCAGGACCCTGCTCGCCCAGTCCGTCTACCCCGGCATCGCGCCCCGCTTCCGGCCGGTCCTCGGCCGCTCGCCCGTGACGCAGGCCGTCCCGTTCCCGGACCCGCGGACCGTCGCGGCCGGCCAGGCCGAGCGGATCGCCGCCATCCCCGGACGGGTCAGGCAGCGCCTCGTCGAGCTGTGGCGCAGCGCCCGCGACCGCGACGGGCTCGGCGAGCAGGAGATCGCCGAACTCACCGTGATCTACGGCCTGAAGACACTGGAGCACCTCGAACTCCACCTCCACCCGGTCCGTGCCCTGCGTGAACTCCTCTTCCGCAGCGACCAGTTGCTCGACGAGAAGCTGCGCCGCGTCGAGGTGCTCACGGCACGGGCCCGCGCGGGCACGGTCCTCGACGGGCACATCGCCTGGGAGATCGCGCACAGTTGGGGCCCTGCGTACGCCGCCGGACTGCACCCGGACGAGTTGGTGCTGTGCGGCCCCGCCTCGGCGGCGCTCCGCCACGACCCGCGCCAGGC from Streptomyces sp. NBC_00878 harbors:
- a CDS encoding putative baseplate assembly protein yields the protein MTSTGTTTTSRRSKVRAAQLNGVDAVEVGDDGLTLTVTFLGKAPHGLCAENVRIDGGRRIIGLTDITVVDVSVEREDDPELDDRLYVTLDRAGDTSRYRLSLVETDPYGRPGTEPYRGFDQRYHSAAFAFRPDCPTPFDCEDGHEHEQAFPEAPVVDYTARDYETIRKLLLDRLALTTPDWIERSPADLGTTLVELLAYTGDQISYQQDAVATEAYLDTARRRVSVRRHVRLIDYAMHDGSNSRAYVTVETAGEHTLLPGTYRFASVDVRTLDPHDRPEPGTVIDDGDLAELDERGSVEVFEPVASADPLELRAAHNAIRLWTWGGEVPTLPKGANAATLRDEWRDAETCEERRLDLKPGDLLVLEEVKGPRTGTPGDANPAHRQAVRLTSVTPGVDRIEDQPVLEVTWAAGDALRFPFCLATRGGRDCEPVEDVTLARGNVVLVDHGRSLNWCGDGLPERVTVPPVPAVVGSCDPPAFGCRDRDEGNAPARLINSLTDKAECGDPLTPDDVRELFDAVGEDATVRAGLGLELAGQRQERVVPGTAYAQVAALRTLLAQSVYPGIAPRFRPVLGRSPVTQAVPFPDPRTVAAGQAERIAAIPGRVRQRLVELWRSARDRDGLGEQEIAELTVIYGLKTLEHLELHLHPVRALRELLFRSDQLLDEKLRRVEVLTARARAGTVLDGHIAWEIAHSWGPAYAAGLHPDELVLCGPASAALRHDPRQALPAVRLHDGDGDGDCDGDGDVTWEPRRDLLDSTSRDRHFVGELEDDGRLALRFGDGRHGARPTPGARLELRYRLGGGTAGNVGAEAINHLVLCNDSDSDSGDREEPPVAGVRNPLPAVGGTEPEPVEQVRQLAPLDLRRTRLRAVTAEDYAALASALPGVQRAAAAIRWTGSVQEAHIAVDPYGTGAPSDGLLAEVAQALEAYRRIGHDLVVGPARLVPLDIALTVCAKPGHQHGQILAELYRVLGSGRLSGGRLGFFHPDALTFGEPVRLSRLVAVAAAVPGVESVEVTRLRRLFHEDRGEREDGVLRLGPLEIATCDNDPDRPENGRLAISLGGAR
- a CDS encoding GPW/gp25 family protein, with product MSPRTRPRSDIAFPFRADRRGRTAHARHDEHVRDLIEQVLFTSPGERVMRPDFGCGLLDLVFAPNSPELTSTLELSVQASLQRWLGDLIDVEDLDVVSEDNAVRVHLSYAVRSTGTRRDDVFEGRPAA